From Candidatus Paceibacterota bacterium:
TCAGTGGGTCCTATTGAATTGTCAAAGGCAAAAAAATTTTGCCGTACTAATTTCATAGTAAATAAAAAAAGATATCTATCAAGCATAGCTTTTAAAGTCATAAAACTATATTACTACTGCAGAACTTAATATCCTTCCTTTTTTATCTCTGTTTGTAATTATTCTCCCATATCTTGGAGAAGGAAGTGTTATTTTAAAGCTAAATAGTATTAAGTTCGCCCTGTTCCTACTTATTCTATCATGTCTAGTCGTGTTCGCTCCATTCCGATTGATAAAGACATATAAGTAACCAAAGAGCCGGAATAAAATCTGGCTATTCTATTATAGTATAGTTATTATTCTCCAATAACCTGAAGATTAACTTTTCTTTGTCTTGCTCTGTCCAGTTCAAGAAAGAATAATCTTTGCCATTGTCCAAGGCAAAGTTTTGAAGATATGATATTTAAAACGACATTTGGAGGAAGATAAACGGCCTTGCAATGAGCATGTCCGTTGGCGCATTCATCATCGCACATATTGACAGTTCTTACTTCAAAATCATCATGCCTGTATTTAACGCTTTGCGATGCAAGGTTTCTGAGGTTGTCTTTTATGTCTTCTATAAGGAGGGGTTCGTTTTCGTTTAGAATAATAGCGCTTGTTGTGTGCATCGTCTGAACGTTTATAATCCCATTCTTAATTCCGCTTTCCTTTACGAAAGCCATTACTTCTTCTGTAATGTCAATAAACTCCAACTCTTCCTTCGTTTGATATGGTAATATTTTGTTTTTAATTATCATAATTTTGTTATTTTACTGTCTTTTCTTAACTATAGCCAAAAGATTGAAAATATTCAAGGAATTTTTTAAAAGGGGAGGGCGGCGTCGGAATTATTTGCCGCCCTAGTAGTATTTGAAAATAGGTCTTGATTTCAGATTGATATTTCCTCCAGTTCCTCGTCAAGAATTATTTCCTGTTTTAAGGAAGAGCTAATGGAAATACCATTTCCGGCTTTTACTCTTGAAAGAATAATTTTTTCAAAAGAACAATCAAGAAAGATAATTTTACCGGAGACGTCAGTGTCTCTAATGTAGAAGATTCCATGAACCTCTACATTCTCAAAAACAAGGTCTCCTTCCACAAATAGAGCAATAATGCTAAAATCATCCCTGATAATAATGCGGCGAAAAGAAATTCCTTTCAATTTTCTTTCGCCTATAACTTCAAGTATTCTTTTTGAGTAAAAATCCTCAAGGATAAATATTTTTTCTTCTTTTGAAAAAGTGAAAATACTCATTTCCTCCTCCTTGCACTGATACTAAAAGGACTGTTTTTAGGATAGTCCCCTGAAAAAGAACTGTCAAGGAAAATTATAGAAAACAATAGAAAGCCCTTATTTTTTTGGTATTTTGGGCTAAATTATAGAATTGACAAATTTAAATAAAAATGTACAATTAATTTGGTAAAGTGCTCTTTCTAAATCCTTACATAAGAATAAAGGTGATCTTTATGGCCTGTAAAGCAGCGATTGCTATAGATGTTGACAACTTGCTTATTTCATCTGCCATGGCGGGCCAAAAATTTAAAGGTTATAACTTGAAATCTGGATTCGAAAATATGATTGCCTGGGTTAGGACATTTTCAGATATTCTGTGTGTCCACTTATATATCTCTTTTGCTCAATGCCTAAGAAACGATGATTTATTCCATGATCTTTGGGAAGAATATAAGAATGAATTTGTTTTCGAAATTATTTATTGTCCTAAAAGAAAAGAAGAAGGCGGAAAAAAAGACAATGTCGACCAGCATTTGATCGACCACACAAAAAGAATGGTTTCGCTTTGGACTCCTGAAACCAAATATTTCTGCCTCGGTTCGGGAGACCTTGATTATTCTTCTTTATTATGGAAACTGAAAAGGGAACATGAAAAAGAAATTGCCTTTATTCTTGGCAGCAAAAGATCTTTTTCAGGGGCCTACAGGCAAATGGATCTTGTGGGAAAGCACCCGATATCAAATGAGGATTTAATACATTATTTTTTACCAAGAGATAATTGACGGAAAATTTCCGTCTTTTTTTTGCAATTTTTTCTTCCTACTTGACAATATTTTATTTCTATGGTAAAAGAGAAGCAGATCTTTCACAATTTTTTTGTTTGGCAGTGTTGTCAAGCGGGTTGTGAGCTTCTTTCTCTTTTTGTCCTTATAGGACAGGAGAAAAAAATGACTACTCTTAGAGGAGGTCTGGAGGGGAACAACCGTTTTTCTCTGGACCTTGAGACCGTGGCCAAGAAGGCCGCTTCTCAAAAGGAAATCTCTCTGAGGTTTCCTAAAAAAAGCGTTTCTTCCAAGGAGGGGATGGACAGCAAGGAGCTGTCCAGTTACGTCAACGACATTGCTCAAGGGGCCTATGAGTGGATTTCCACCGTTGCCCAGCCCTTTCTAAGGGAACTTGAGCAGGATATGGTTGAGATCGGACAGGAGGTCTGTCTTGACCGGTGTTCTGACGGGGAAGAGACAAGGCAAGAGCGTCAGGTGGACTATGAGTCCACTATCTACGCTCTTCGGAGGTTTTCTCCCCAGAACGACGGAATCCTTCGCAATGAGGCGGAGATTTCCGGAAGAGGAGCTTTCGTCGAAGCCCTTTGTAAAAGGGTAAGACAAACAACGGAAGTCGCCATTCTCGTTGACGAGATCATTTGTTCCGAGGACAAGAAGTCCTTGGAGGCGATTCTTTCGGAAGCCAAGGATGGCCTTGGAAAGGATTCCAATAAAGTTTTTCTTTCCTCTTCGGACAAGGAGTCGGACTTCAGGGCTTTCGGAAAGCCCTACAAGGTTGCTGAGTCGGCCTTTGGTCGACATCGTGACTTTGCGGTCCAGAAGCTTTCGGAAGCCGTTGTTTCCCGTTCTAGGGAGATCGCCTCGGCTTTCAAGGCCGAAGTCCAGAAACAGAAACAGGAGGTTTCTGCCGTCGTCGAGACGGATGTCTCGCCAGAGGAACTTTTCTTTGGTGACGACGTCGAGGGTAAGACAGCCCGACTCGTTTGGAGGTACCAGGGAAGGTACCAGAACGTGATTCGCGTCCGCCGACAGGGTGATCGGCTTTACGTTCTTGACGTCGTTGGTCCCGGACCCGAGGAGGCCCTTAAGGAGATGAAAAAGAGGCATTCTGAGCCTCATATTCTTCTCCGGTCGGTTCTCCATTCTGACGGAGAACACCTCTGTCCTTCCAAGGGTGGGTCTCACTACCTTTTCGGGATGTATATCAAGGAAGATTACATCCTCGCCATGGCCCGCTGGATCCGGACGGCTGCAGGTTTCTGCATGCCCAATCGGCTCCATTCGGATGACAAGGAAAAGTCCTCCGAAAACGGCAACGGCAACAGTCCACTTGAAGACGCCGACGGCAAGGAAGCCGTTTCTGCAGAAGTGTTCTACTTCCGCAAGAATGGTGGGGGCGGGACGATTCAGATTGTCCTGCCGGTGGATTTCGTTCTCAGTCTCCCTGAGGTGAAAAACGAAGACATGGATGTCGTCGCCCCCGAGAGGAAGGTCAGCTTGACTTCTCCCGCAACAATTACGGTCCGTCGGACCGTTGTCAAGGGAGAGCCCAGAATCGTTGTCGATGAGTGCGACAGCGAAGAGGCAAAGAAGGAGCTTTGTCTTAATGGAATCGTCGGTCCTGCCTGGCAGGACGATCCCAAAAAGAAGGGCTGGCAAGGATTGCCGGCACCCCTTCCCTCGATTCTCGCGTTTGGATACAAACAGGCCACTCTCTCTGGAGAGCTCAAGCCAAACAAGAAAAACTAGTTGCCCGTTTGGGTAGCTGGTCAAGACGCCGAAAAGGAATTCGGCGTCTGTTTTTTTTGAAAAAAATTCTAAGTTTTTATATTTTTTTAAAAAGAAGAACTTGATTTGAAATTGAAATAATCTTATGCTATGCTATTAATATAAAAAAATGAATATATTTTGGCATACTAAAACATGCGTTGAAATAAACGCGGTTCCAAAAAAAGACGGGGCGGTAAATATAATAATAGACCCCTTGAATAAAGAAGAAGCGTCCCGCGGAAAAAAAATGAAGGCAGACGTTTTTTTGTTTACAAAAAAAGAAAAAAGAAAACAAGAAAATGAAGGCTTTATTATTGACGGTCCCGGAGAATATGAAATAAAAGAAATTTTTATCAAAGGAATTGAAATCTCTCCTTCTTTAACAATTTACCTTATTACGGCAGAAGACATAACTCTTTGTCATCTCGGATTAATTAATCAGGACGAACTTTCAAATTCTCAAGTTGAAGAGTTGGGAGACATTGATGTTTTATTTTTACCGGTTGAAGGAGAAGAATGTATTGATGCAAAAAAAGCGGCAAAGATTATGGGACAGCTAGAACCAAGAATTACCGTTCCGGTAAATTACAAAGAACAGGGAATAAAATCAAAAACAAGCGGATTAAAGTCATTTTTGGATAATTTGGGGATAAAATCTCCTGAATCGTCTTCCAAACTTTCTTTAAAGAAAAAAACAATTTTGGAAGAAAATTCAAAGGTTGTTATTTTGACAAGTTAAAGTATCTTTTGCTTTCATGGGATTTTTAGAAAAAATCAGAAGCAAGCCGAAGAAAACAAGATTAATAATTTTATGGTCGATTATTATT
This genomic window contains:
- a CDS encoding secondary thiamine-phosphate synthase enzyme YjbQ; the protein is MIIKNKILPYQTKEELEFIDITEEVMAFVKESGIKNGIINVQTMHTTSAIILNENEPLLIEDIKDNLRNLASQSVKYRHDDFEVRTVNMCDDECANGHAHCKAVYLPPNVVLNIISSKLCLGQWQRLFFLELDRARQRKVNLQVIGE
- a CDS encoding NYN domain-containing protein — its product is MACKAAIAIDVDNLLISSAMAGQKFKGYNLKSGFENMIAWVRTFSDILCVHLYISFAQCLRNDDLFHDLWEEYKNEFVFEIIYCPKRKEEGGKKDNVDQHLIDHTKRMVSLWTPETKYFCLGSGDLDYSSLLWKLKREHEKEIAFILGSKRSFSGAYRQMDLVGKHPISNEDLIHYFLPRDN
- a CDS encoding MBL fold metallo-hydrolase, which codes for MNIFWHTKTCVEINAVPKKDGAVNIIIDPLNKEEASRGKKMKADVFLFTKKEKRKQENEGFIIDGPGEYEIKEIFIKGIEISPSLTIYLITAEDITLCHLGLINQDELSNSQVEELGDIDVLFLPVEGEECIDAKKAAKIMGQLEPRITVPVNYKEQGIKSKTSGLKSFLDNLGIKSPESSSKLSLKKKTILEENSKVVILTS